The genomic stretch CCGCATGCCGGTGACGACCGAGGGCACCGCGGTGGGCAGCACGATGAGCCCGAAGGTCTGCAGGCGCGTGGCGCCCAGGCACTCGGCGGCGCGCAGCCGCGCCCACGGGGTGGCCATGACGCCGTGGATGGCGTTGATGAGGACGGTGAAGAACGTGCCCCAGAAGATGAGGAAGTACTTCGACGTCTCGCCGATGCCGAACCAGATGACCGCGATGGGGATCATGGCCGTGGGCGAGAGGAAGCGGAAGAACTCGATGACGGGGTCGAGCAGGTCGTGGACCCAGCGGATGCGGCCCATGACGACGCCGGTGACGATGCCCAGCGCGCTGCCCAGCGCGAAGCCGACGGCCACGCGGGCCAGGCTGGCGGCCACGTGGCGGGGGATCTCGGCGGTCGTGAGCATGGGGATGGCGGTGCGGAGCACCTCCAAGGGCGGGGGGATCAGGTGGGGGCTCACGAAGTAGGTGGACGCGATCTGCCAGACGCCTATGAGCGCGCCGAAGGAGAGGGCGAACATGGCGAGCGTGCGCAGGCGCTCGCTCACGTGGCGGTCTCCGGGGGCTGGGGCTCGGGCTCCGGGGGCTGGGGGGCTGTCTCCGGCATCAGGAGCGCTTCGACCCGCCCGTAGGCCGCGGCGAAGCGGGGGTCGCCCGGGTCGCGCGGCCTGGGCAGCTCGATGGGCAGGACGGCCTTGAGCCGGGCCGCAGGCCCGCGCGTCATCACGCCGATCCGGTCGGCGAGAATCAGGGCCTCGCTCACGTCGTGGGTGACGAAGACGATGGTCTTGCCGGTCGCCGCCCAGATCCGGAGGAGCTCGCCGTGCATCAGCCGGCGCGTGATGGCGTCGAGCGCGGCGAAGGGCTCGTCCATCAGGAGGATCGCCGGGTCGATGGCCAGCGCGCGGGCGATCTGGATGCGCTGCTTCATGCCGCCCGAGAGCTGGCGCGGGAACTTGTGGCGGTCGTCCCAGAGCCCGACCAGGCGCAGGTAGCGCTCGACGGCCGGCGCCCGCCGCGCCCGGTCCAGGCCCTGCACGCGGAGCCCGAAGCCGACGTTCTCCTCGGCGGTGAGCCAGGGGAAGAGGGCGGCGTCGGCGTTCTGGAAGAACACCACGCGGTCGCGGCCGGCCCGCGTGATGGGGGCGCCGTCAAGCGTAATCTCGCCGGCGGAGACCGGCTCGAAGCCGGCCAGGATGTTCAGGAGCGTGCTCTTGCCGCAGCCGCTGGCGCCGAGCAGGCAGAAGAGCTCGCCCTTGCCGATCTCCAGGTCGATCCCGGCCAGCACGCTGACCGGCTCGCCGCCCCGGCGCAGGGCGAAGCGCTTCTCCAGGCGGCGGATCACCAGCATCGGCGCCGGCTCGCTCGCGGGCGGGGGCTCGCTACCAGCGGAACTCCCGCGACACGCGGTCGGGCAGGACGTTCAGCAGCGGCCGCGGGTCGAAGAACCCCTTGGGATCGAACTCCCGCTTGGCCATCCCGACCGCCTTCATCCACCGGCTGAGCTTGTCGAAGTCGTCCCAGGCCACCCGGTCCAGGCCGATGACGCGCTCGTTCCAGCCGTAGTCCGCCTCGATCGGCGCCATGTCCGAGACGCTGAACTGCTCGCGGGCGAACTGGAGCACCTCGGCCTTGTTCTCGGCCGCGTAGCGGCGGCCCTTGTCCATGGCCCGCAGCATCCGCTCGGCCACCCCCGGGTGGTCGCGCAGGTACCACGCCCACGTGCCGATCACGAGGTAGCCGTTCATGAAGCCCTTGGCGGTGGTGAGCCTGTGCACGCGGGGCCCGGCGATCTTGAGCGCCTGGGCGCCGTAGGGCTCCCAGACGAAGAAGGCGTCGATGTCGCCGCGGTCGATGGCCGAGGGCATGATGTGCGGGTCGAGGTTCTTGATGGTCACGTCCTTCTCGCTGAGGCCGTGGGCCTTCAGGTATTCGCTGATGAACCAGGAGCCGGTCGAACCCACCCGGGTGGCGAGCGTCTTGCCCTTCAGGTCCTTGCCGGTCTTGATCTCGGCCTTGGCGATGCCGACGTAGCCCTCGGTGTCGCGCTCGATGATCGCGCAGAGGCGGTACTGGCCGTCCATGTTCTGCCAGAAGTTCACGGCGGGCAGCTCGCCGCCGGTGTTGAAGTCGCCGAAGCCGCGCTTGCCGTCCTTGCCGGACTGGAAGGTCTGCATGGCGGTGGTGCCGGCGGAGAACCACTTCACGGTCACGTCCAGCCCTTCCTCTTTGAAGAAGCCCTTGCGGAGCGCCATCCAGATGGAGTCCGCCTTCGCGATGGGCTGAGCGAAGAGCAGCACCTTGCCGTCCTCGTGCCCCGCCCACGCCGGCCCGCCCCCGCAGAGCAGCAACAGCGCCAGCCCCAGGCTGGC from Candidatus Methylomirabilota bacterium encodes the following:
- a CDS encoding ABC transporter permease — encoded protein: MSERLRTLAMFALSFGALIGVWQIASTYFVSPHLIPPPLEVLRTAIPMLTTAEIPRHVAASLARVAVGFALGSALGIVTGVVMGRIRWVHDLLDPVIEFFRFLSPTAMIPIAVIWFGIGETSKYFLIFWGTFFTVLINAIHGVMATPWARLRAAECLGATRLQTFGLIVLPTAVPSVVTGMRVALASSYLSIIPAEILAADSGLGFLLQQSSLLVQTNRVFVVLAVFGLLGYASDRVFRFVTTRALAPYLEAESTG
- a CDS encoding ABC transporter ATP-binding protein, which encodes MLVIRRLEKRFALRRGGEPVSVLAGIDLEIGKGELFCLLGASGCGKSTLLNILAGFEPVSAGEITLDGAPITRAGRDRVVFFQNADAALFPWLTAEENVGFGLRVQGLDRARRAPAVERYLRLVGLWDDRHKFPRQLSGGMKQRIQIARALAIDPAILLMDEPFAALDAITRRLMHGELLRIWAATGKTIVFVTHDVSEALILADRIGVMTRGPAARLKAVLPIELPRPRDPGDPRFAAAYGRVEALLMPETAPQPPEPEPQPPETAT
- a CDS encoding ABC transporter substrate-binding protein encodes the protein MATRRDGRTTTPALARRTTTLTLASLGLALLLLCGGGPAWAGHEDGKVLLFAQPIAKADSIWMALRKGFFKEEGLDVTVKWFSAGTTAMQTFQSGKDGKRGFGDFNTGGELPAVNFWQNMDGQYRLCAIIERDTEGYVGIAKAEIKTGKDLKGKTLATRVGSTGSWFISEYLKAHGLSEKDVTIKNLDPHIMPSAIDRGDIDAFFVWEPYGAQALKIAGPRVHRLTTAKGFMNGYLVIGTWAWYLRDHPGVAERMLRAMDKGRRYAAENKAEVLQFAREQFSVSDMAPIEADYGWNERVIGLDRVAWDDFDKLSRWMKAVGMAKREFDPKGFFDPRPLLNVLPDRVSREFRW